One region of Mesobacillus boroniphilus genomic DNA includes:
- a CDS encoding TIGR04053 family radical SAM/SPASM domain-containing protein, producing MMFERDFNKDPFIVIWELTRACQLKCLHCRAEAQYRRDPRELSFEEGKALIDQMYEMNNPMLVFTGGDPLMREDVFDIAEYAVKKGVRVSMTPSATPNVTKEAIEKAKSVGLSRWAFSIDGPTAEVHDHFRGTAGSFDLTMERIKYLHELEIPIQINTVISRYNIEYLDEMAKMVEDLDCVLWSVFFLVPTGRGQEKDMISPVEHEKVFTWLYDLSKRVKFDIKTTAAQHYRRVVIQQKMREAKEHTEEIDYLTALTKEGLTGSIDGLGRAPKGVNDGNGFVFISHVGDVYPSGLLPVKAGNVREQPLAEIYRDSPVFKSLRNPDEYKGKCGVCEFRYVCGGSRSRAYAMTGDYLESEPFCVYIPKALRKQKQES from the coding sequence ATGATGTTTGAAAGAGATTTTAACAAAGACCCATTCATTGTGATTTGGGAACTTACTAGAGCCTGCCAATTAAAATGCCTGCACTGCCGTGCGGAAGCACAATATAGAAGAGATCCGCGTGAATTGTCCTTTGAAGAAGGTAAAGCGCTGATTGACCAAATGTATGAAATGAATAATCCGATGCTTGTGTTTACGGGTGGGGACCCTTTGATGAGGGAGGATGTTTTTGATATCGCAGAGTATGCGGTGAAAAAAGGCGTGCGTGTTTCGATGACACCGAGTGCGACACCTAATGTGACGAAGGAAGCGATTGAAAAGGCGAAGTCAGTTGGGTTATCCCGCTGGGCATTCAGTATCGACGGGCCAACTGCTGAAGTCCATGACCACTTCAGGGGAACAGCAGGTTCTTTTGATTTAACGATGGAAAGAATCAAGTATTTGCATGAGCTGGAAATCCCGATTCAGATCAATACGGTTATTTCACGGTACAATATTGAGTATTTAGATGAAATGGCAAAGATGGTTGAAGATTTGGATTGTGTCCTTTGGAGTGTGTTTTTCCTTGTTCCGACAGGACGCGGCCAGGAAAAGGACATGATCTCTCCGGTAGAGCATGAAAAAGTCTTCACTTGGCTGTATGATTTAAGCAAAAGGGTAAAGTTCGACATTAAAACGACTGCGGCGCAGCATTATCGCCGGGTTGTGATCCAGCAAAAAATGCGCGAAGCAAAGGAGCATACAGAAGAAATTGATTATTTGACCGCGCTGACTAAGGAAGGGTTGACTGGGTCTATCGACGGCCTTGGACGTGCGCCAAAAGGAGTCAACGATGGCAATGGTTTTGTGTTCATTTCCCACGTTGGAGATGTCTATCCAAGCGGACTGCTCCCTGTGAAAGCAGGGAACGTAAGGGAACAGCCGCTTGCAGAAATTTACAGGGATTCGCCTGTCTTCAAGTCATTGAGGAATCCGGATGAGTACAAAGGAAAATGCGGAGTGTGCGAGTTCAGGTATGTATGCGGGGGTTCACGTTCAAGAGCATACGCCATGACCGGTGATTACCTGGAGAGCGAGCCATTCTGCGTATACATCCCTAAAGCGCTGAGAAAACAAAAACAGGAGAGCTAA
- a CDS encoding prolyl oligopeptidase family serine peptidase, with translation MILVEKKRIQHIPVLHIVKQKQFSDRMPLIVFLHGFTSTKERNMHYAYLIAEKGFRVIMPEAKYHGTRSEGLSETELSYRFWDIVITSIEELSTIKQELVEEGLVDPARIGVAGTSMGGITTLGALARYEWIKAGVSLMGNPSFEDFALWQLNEMEKRNIQIGLSKEQVSDLLNLLKKYDLSLQPEKLNKRPLLFWHGKIDPVVPYQAAYHFYEQNRKSYEGTNGMFEFITDENAGHNVSNAGVEATANWFEKHL, from the coding sequence TTGATTTTGGTCGAAAAGAAACGCATTCAACATATTCCCGTTCTCCATATTGTAAAACAAAAGCAATTTTCAGATAGAATGCCTTTGATTGTTTTTTTGCATGGGTTTACGAGCACTAAAGAACGAAACATGCATTATGCTTATCTTATTGCGGAAAAAGGCTTTAGGGTCATTATGCCAGAGGCGAAATATCATGGAACTCGCAGTGAAGGACTGTCAGAGACGGAGCTTAGCTACCGTTTCTGGGACATCGTCATCACGTCGATTGAGGAACTTTCAACAATCAAACAGGAATTGGTTGAGGAAGGTTTGGTGGATCCCGCAAGAATCGGTGTTGCAGGAACATCAATGGGCGGCATTACGACACTTGGCGCATTGGCAAGGTATGAATGGATAAAAGCTGGTGTCAGCTTGATGGGGAATCCTTCATTTGAGGATTTTGCTCTATGGCAGCTGAACGAAATGGAAAAAAGGAATATTCAGATTGGGCTGTCAAAGGAACAAGTATCAGATTTGCTGAACTTGCTTAAAAAGTATGACCTAAGCCTTCAGCCTGAAAAATTGAACAAGCGCCCGCTGTTATTCTGGCATGGAAAGATAGACCCAGTCGTCCCATATCAAGCTGCTTATCATTTTTACGAGCAAAACAGGAAAAGCTATGAGGGAACAAATGGGATGTTTGAATTCATCACAGATGAAAATGCCGGACACAATGTATCAAATGCAGGTGTGGAGGCAACTGCAAATTGGTTTGAAAAGCATTTATGA
- a CDS encoding DUF3813 domain-containing protein translates to MGNRLFQEARKAVQLAKTAEPAEQSAAINTAQNALSSAYANTTMAEKEQLRSFQDELNSIESK, encoded by the coding sequence ATGGGAAACAGGCTTTTTCAGGAAGCTAGGAAGGCTGTTCAGTTAGCTAAGACTGCGGAGCCTGCGGAACAATCTGCAGCCATCAACACTGCTCAAAATGCTCTGTCATCAGCGTATGCCAATACGACGATGGCTGAAAAGGAGCAGCTTCGGTCATTTCAGGACGAGCTGAATTCAATTGAAAGCAAGTAA
- a CDS encoding BsuPI-related putative proteinase inhibitor gives MRKVSLLIILLLMSVAPALAIGEEKQSPATLEYSFYIDPLAGPEKAEFEIVLQNQGNTELSFEFPTSQKYEITVLDANKKKVYQYSEGKSFAQAFETLTLKPQEKMKWVEGWDYSTAGKRVQEGEYMVTAQLKTSSVNGKPVGDKKLLTDTKTMYIPGENPVFKGVVSEGSKGNYKIMGEARPINGTFYYTAEDGHNQLIPETKVVPGVKYPQWKPFSLEISIPENKLPQNGSVILNLYERSKDGDIIHSYPVLLERFNNSN, from the coding sequence ATGAGGAAGGTCAGTTTGTTGATCATTTTGCTTTTGATGTCCGTGGCACCTGCACTGGCGATAGGGGAAGAAAAACAGTCACCAGCAACTCTGGAATACAGTTTTTACATAGACCCTTTAGCTGGTCCTGAAAAAGCTGAATTTGAGATCGTCCTGCAAAACCAGGGGAATACAGAGCTTTCTTTTGAATTTCCGACATCACAAAAATACGAAATTACCGTTCTGGATGCCAATAAGAAAAAGGTATATCAGTATTCAGAAGGAAAGTCTTTTGCCCAGGCTTTTGAAACCCTGACCTTGAAACCGCAGGAGAAGATGAAATGGGTGGAAGGTTGGGATTACTCGACGGCAGGAAAAAGAGTCCAAGAAGGGGAATACATGGTCACTGCACAGTTAAAAACATCTAGTGTCAACGGAAAACCAGTCGGGGACAAAAAGCTGCTGACGGATACGAAGACAATGTACATCCCAGGGGAAAATCCAGTTTTTAAAGGCGTTGTATCTGAGGGCAGCAAGGGCAATTATAAAATTATGGGTGAAGCTAGGCCGATCAATGGTACGTTCTACTATACTGCTGAAGATGGACATAACCAGCTAATTCCTGAAACAAAAGTTGTTCCTGGTGTAAAATACCCGCAATGGAAGCCTTTTTCGCTGGAAATTTCAATACCAGAAAACAAGCTTCCGCAAAATGGATCAGTCATTCTTAATCTATATGAGCGCAGCAAGGATGGCGATATCATCCATTCCTATCCAGTGTTGCTCGAAAGATTTAATAATAGCAATTAA
- a CDS encoding DegV family protein, producing the protein MSVKIMADSACDLPLNFYEENDAILFPLKVHINGNEYEDLRTIQPKQVYDQIRAGNLPKTSQASPAGFTEVFTELAKNKQDGIYIAFSSELSGTYQTAVMIAEQVKEEYPDFNLSIIDTKCASLGQGLVVMEAVRMAKENASKEEIVEAVQFFSQHMEHLFSVDDLDHLAKGGRVSKASAFVGGLLNIKPLLNVEDGKLVPIEKIRGKKKLLRRIVEVMKERGASFENQVVGISQADDLETATEMKKMIIEELQPKDVVITSIGAAVGSHTGPGTIAIFFLNKQYS; encoded by the coding sequence ATGTCAGTAAAAATTATGGCTGACAGTGCATGTGATTTGCCATTGAATTTTTATGAAGAAAATGATGCAATTTTATTCCCGTTAAAGGTCCATATTAATGGCAATGAATATGAGGATCTACGAACAATCCAGCCAAAACAAGTGTACGACCAAATCCGTGCTGGCAACCTTCCAAAAACCTCACAGGCTTCTCCAGCTGGTTTTACAGAAGTCTTTACAGAATTGGCCAAAAATAAGCAAGATGGGATATACATAGCCTTCTCTTCCGAACTATCAGGAACTTATCAGACAGCGGTCATGATTGCTGAGCAGGTCAAGGAGGAATACCCTGACTTTAACTTGTCCATCATTGATACAAAATGCGCTTCGCTGGGTCAAGGTCTTGTGGTTATGGAAGCAGTCCGCATGGCAAAAGAGAATGCTTCAAAAGAAGAAATCGTCGAAGCAGTTCAATTTTTCAGCCAGCATATGGAGCATTTATTTTCAGTCGATGACCTCGACCATCTCGCAAAAGGCGGGCGTGTCTCAAAAGCATCTGCTTTCGTAGGCGGTCTTTTAAACATTAAGCCTCTCTTGAATGTTGAGGACGGCAAGCTGGTTCCTATCGAAAAAATTCGTGGAAAGAAAAAGCTTCTTCGGAGAATTGTTGAAGTAATGAAAGAACGTGGAGCATCATTCGAAAACCAGGTCGTCGGCATCAGCCAGGCAGATGATCTTGAAACAGCGACTGAAATGAAAAAAATGATCATTGAGGAGCTTCAGCCAAAGGATGTTGTCATTACTTCGATCGGAGCTGCTGTCGGGTCCCATACCGGTCCAGGTACGATTGCGATTTTCTTTTTGAATAAACAGTACTCATAA
- a CDS encoding CvfB family protein produces MSLNEYTGQTLELTVARIVDFGYFLTDGEEDVLLHSNDTDRTFEEGDKVEVFLFVESRGRLAATTTIPKVQVGHYEWVSVVDVKEGIGIFLDIGISKDVLLGEEDLPVVKSVWPKEGDLLYITLRVNRNNMIYARMATDPVIQEISVKATRSDFNKNVHGYIYRTARVGSWMITAEGFKGFIHESQRQTEPRIGQKVEGRIIDVKPDGSVNISLLPRKQEALDEDAEKIMEYLELRNGAMPYHDKSMAEDIQERFGMSKGSFKRALGRLMKEGKIYQEGNWTYKKEK; encoded by the coding sequence ATGTCCTTGAACGAATATACAGGTCAGACTTTGGAGCTGACCGTAGCAAGAATTGTTGATTTCGGCTACTTTTTAACGGACGGAGAAGAGGATGTGCTGCTCCATTCCAATGATACAGACCGGACATTTGAAGAAGGGGACAAGGTAGAGGTATTTCTTTTTGTGGAATCAAGAGGGAGGCTCGCAGCAACAACGACCATACCGAAAGTGCAGGTAGGCCACTATGAGTGGGTATCTGTCGTTGATGTTAAGGAAGGGATCGGCATATTCCTGGATATCGGCATCAGTAAAGATGTTTTGCTCGGTGAGGAAGACTTGCCGGTTGTAAAATCAGTTTGGCCGAAAGAAGGGGACTTGCTTTATATCACGCTTCGAGTAAATCGCAACAATATGATTTATGCGCGAATGGCAACCGACCCTGTCATTCAGGAAATCTCCGTCAAGGCCACGAGAAGTGACTTTAACAAGAATGTCCATGGCTATATATACCGGACGGCAAGGGTTGGAAGCTGGATGATTACTGCTGAAGGCTTTAAAGGTTTCATCCATGAATCACAGCGTCAGACAGAACCGCGCATCGGCCAGAAAGTCGAGGGCAGGATCATCGATGTGAAGCCGGATGGCTCCGTCAATATCTCACTGCTGCCTCGCAAACAGGAAGCGCTTGATGAAGATGCTGAAAAAATTATGGAATACCTGGAGCTCCGGAATGGTGCTATGCCTTATCATGACAAGAGTATGGCCGAGGACATCCAGGAACGCTTTGGCATGAGCAAAGGCTCCTTCAAACGGGCATTGGGAAGGCTGATGAAAGAAGGCAAGATTTATCAGGAAGGTAATTGGACTTATAAAAAAGAAAAATAG
- a CDS encoding DUF3941 domain-containing protein: MPHTSDNDKKAKDNNALRHEKNMMREKNRKAGKNQYSKKTDHL; encoded by the coding sequence ATGCCACATACTTCTGATAATGATAAAAAAGCAAAGGACAATAATGCCCTTCGCCATGAAAAAAATATGATGCGCGAAAAGAACCGCAAAGCAGGCAAGAACCAATATTCCAAGAAAACAGATCATCTATAA
- a CDS encoding NarK family nitrate/nitrite MFS transporter, translating into MARIKQWEPENDEFWLKEGKAHAQRNLWISIPALFLAFIVWQIWSVTAVRLNDAGFNFTSSELFTLAALPGLVGATFRIFFTFMPGVFGGRNWTVISTASLLIPAIGIGIAVQNPETSFTTMAVLAALCGIGGGNFSSSMANISFFFPKRLKGSANGLNAGIGNLGVSAVQFLTPIVITTGIFSGIFGTSQLMPDGKEVWIQNAAFIWIVPIIIVAIAAFFGMDNLPNAKQSFKEQSIIFKNKHTWIMSWIYTMCFGSFIGYAAAFPLLIKSEFPEVNALQLAFLGPFVGAAVRPLGGWIADKVGGAIVTFWDIIVMIGATIGVIYFLNINSFPGFLTMFIVLFFTTGIANGSTFRMIPFIFEPKQAAPVLGFTAAIAAYGAFIIPKIFSWSLAATGAANLALYIFIAYYVISLVITWYYYSRKNAEVKC; encoded by the coding sequence ATGGCAAGGATCAAACAATGGGAACCAGAGAACGATGAATTTTGGTTAAAGGAAGGAAAAGCCCATGCCCAGAGGAATCTTTGGATTTCAATTCCGGCCTTATTCCTTGCTTTTATCGTATGGCAGATTTGGTCTGTTACTGCTGTAAGGTTGAATGATGCCGGTTTTAATTTTACATCAAGTGAATTATTCACCCTCGCGGCGCTTCCGGGGCTTGTGGGAGCAACCTTCAGGATTTTCTTTACCTTCATGCCAGGAGTGTTTGGGGGAAGGAACTGGACAGTCATTAGTACAGCTTCCTTGTTAATCCCGGCAATCGGGATAGGGATTGCCGTACAGAACCCTGAGACATCTTTTACGACCATGGCTGTTTTAGCGGCTTTGTGCGGAATCGGCGGTGGGAACTTTTCCTCCTCCATGGCAAATATCAGCTTCTTTTTTCCTAAAAGGCTTAAAGGATCTGCCAACGGACTCAATGCAGGGATAGGCAACCTTGGAGTGAGTGCTGTTCAATTTTTAACACCGATTGTCATAACAACAGGAATCTTTTCTGGCATTTTTGGTACTTCGCAGCTGATGCCTGATGGCAAGGAAGTCTGGATACAAAATGCAGCATTTATATGGATTGTCCCAATAATAATTGTTGCAATTGCCGCATTCTTTGGGATGGATAACCTTCCGAACGCAAAGCAATCGTTCAAAGAACAGTCAATTATTTTCAAAAACAAACACACTTGGATTATGTCTTGGATTTATACAATGTGCTTCGGGTCATTTATTGGTTATGCTGCGGCATTCCCATTGCTGATCAAATCGGAATTCCCTGAAGTCAATGCATTGCAGCTGGCATTTCTGGGTCCTTTCGTTGGCGCAGCAGTACGGCCGCTGGGTGGATGGATTGCCGATAAAGTGGGCGGTGCAATTGTGACATTTTGGGATATTATCGTGATGATTGGTGCGACAATCGGAGTCATATACTTTTTGAATATCAATAGTTTCCCAGGATTTTTAACAATGTTCATCGTATTGTTTTTTACGACAGGGATCGCGAATGGCTCTACATTTAGGATGATTCCATTTATCTTTGAACCAAAGCAGGCAGCCCCCGTGTTAGGCTTCACTGCTGCAATCGCTGCATATGGGGCATTCATCATTCCAAAAATCTTCAGCTGGTCACTTGCAGCCACTGGAGCAGCTAATCTGGCACTGTATATTTTTATAGCTTATTATGTAATCAGCCTAGTCATCACATGGTACTATTACTCACGCAAAAATGCAGAAGTGAAGTGCTAG
- a CDS encoding metal-sulfur cluster assembly factor, which yields MDQDLKDSLMGALEMVVDPELGVDIVNLGLVYDVDLNEEGLATVTMTLTSMGCPLAGTIVEQVKLALSDLPEVKDTEVNIVFNPPWSKDMMSRYAKIALGVRD from the coding sequence ATGGACCAAGATTTAAAAGATAGCCTTATGGGTGCGCTTGAGATGGTCGTTGACCCCGAACTTGGCGTTGATATCGTTAATTTGGGGCTAGTATATGATGTGGATTTGAACGAGGAAGGGCTTGCGACAGTGACAATGACATTGACGTCTATGGGCTGCCCGCTTGCAGGCACGATTGTTGAGCAGGTTAAATTAGCTCTTTCCGACCTACCGGAAGTTAAAGATACAGAAGTAAATATCGTGTTCAACCCGCCGTGGTCTAAGGACATGATGTCCCGTTACGCAAAAATCGCATTAGGCGTAAGGGATTAA
- a CDS encoding YitT family protein, translating to MVWLETKKIIIVVIGAFLNAMSLNFFLIPANVYASGFTGIAQLVSSILGEFAPFNISTGILLLLLNIPVTILGWMKVGKSFTLYSFISVLLSSFFLEIIPVKEVSSDILLNAVFGGVIAALGVGLTLKWGASTGGMDIIAMVLSRMNDRPVGTYFFTLNGIIIMTAGFVFGWENALYTLVALYVSTRLIDAIHTRHEKLTAMIVTKKSDELKKAIHDKLVRGITLLPAKGAFSGEQKEMLIIVVTRYELYDLEHIIKEVDPHAFTNIVETAGIFGFFRRE from the coding sequence ATGGTCTGGTTGGAAACAAAAAAAATCATCATCGTGGTGATCGGTGCATTCTTGAATGCTATGTCACTGAATTTCTTTTTAATCCCGGCAAATGTGTATGCCAGCGGGTTTACCGGGATCGCCCAGCTCGTATCGAGCATACTTGGCGAATTTGCTCCATTTAATATTTCTACCGGGATTCTTCTCTTGTTATTAAATATTCCGGTGACCATCCTCGGTTGGATGAAGGTAGGGAAATCATTTACACTTTATAGTTTTATCTCCGTTTTGCTTTCATCATTCTTTCTTGAAATCATTCCGGTAAAAGAAGTATCGAGTGATATTCTGCTGAATGCCGTTTTTGGGGGAGTCATTGCAGCGTTAGGCGTTGGACTGACCTTAAAATGGGGGGCTTCCACGGGAGGAATGGATATTATTGCAATGGTCCTGTCACGAATGAATGATCGTCCGGTTGGTACATATTTCTTTACCTTGAATGGCATCATTATAATGACAGCTGGCTTTGTATTTGGCTGGGAAAACGCTCTTTATACTCTTGTCGCTCTGTATGTGTCCACCCGGTTAATTGATGCCATCCATACACGCCATGAGAAACTGACGGCGATGATTGTCACGAAGAAATCGGATGAACTAAAGAAGGCGATACATGACAAACTTGTACGTGGCATCACGCTGCTGCCTGCCAAAGGAGCCTTTTCAGGAGAACAGAAGGAAATGCTCATCATTGTTGTCACAAGGTATGAATTGTATGACCTGGAACACATTATCAAAGAAGTCGATCCACATGCGTTCACCAATATTGTTGAGACAGCAGGGATCTTCGGGTTTTTCCGAAGGGAGTAA
- a CDS encoding Crp/Fnr family transcriptional regulator, with amino-acid sequence MPNTTKVTHSIEIKELLQFADRTIQVKKGSYLFQEGMEAEELYLILGGKVQISKVTQDGRELALRICGENDICGELTLFTDAPKYLLSALILEDAKIAAIRKDVIEKEIFHNPKLAFEFMKWMSDHFRKTQTKFRDLVLNGKKGALFSTLIRMTNSYGINKDAGILIDLPLTNQELANFCGTSRESTNRILNDLKREGIISIKKGKILIHDVDYLRQEIGCENCPAVFCSID; translated from the coding sequence ATGCCAAACACAACTAAAGTAACTCATTCGATTGAAATTAAAGAATTACTCCAGTTTGCCGACCGGACGATCCAGGTGAAAAAAGGTTCTTACCTGTTCCAGGAAGGCATGGAGGCAGAGGAGCTTTATTTGATCCTTGGCGGCAAGGTCCAAATCAGCAAAGTCACCCAGGATGGCCGCGAGCTTGCCTTAAGAATTTGTGGGGAAAACGATATTTGTGGAGAATTGACACTTTTTACTGATGCACCTAAGTATCTCTTAAGTGCGCTTATCCTCGAGGATGCGAAAATCGCAGCAATCAGAAAAGATGTAATTGAAAAGGAGATATTCCACAATCCAAAACTTGCATTTGAATTCATGAAGTGGATGAGCGATCATTTCCGTAAAACTCAGACTAAATTCCGCGATCTTGTACTTAACGGAAAAAAAGGAGCATTATTTTCTACCTTGATCCGAATGACTAACAGCTATGGTATCAATAAAGATGCCGGCATTTTGATCGACCTGCCGTTAACAAACCAGGAGCTGGCAAACTTCTGCGGCACCTCCCGCGAAAGCACAAACCGCATCCTGAACGACTTGAAGCGTGAAGGAATCATTTCAATTAAAAAAGGTAAAATCCTAATTCATGATGTGGATTATTTGCGACAGGAAATCGGCTGCGAAAACTGCCCGGCGGTATTTTGTTCCATAGATTAA
- a CDS encoding Cof-type HAD-IIB family hydrolase, with product MAEKHLIALDLDGTLLTDDKTISEKNKHVIKKAREAGHVVMIATGRPFRSSEMYYHELKLDTPIVNFNGAFTHHPLDNSWGVHHSPLSIDVAKDIVEALDDFKFYNIIAEVIDDVYVHYHDEKLMDIFNMGNPNITTGDLRRYLKTSPTSMLIHSDEEHVRKIRNHLSEVHAEVIDHRSWAAPFHVVEIVKSGLNKAVGLKKASDYFQIPADRIIAFGDEDNDLEMLEYAGRGIAMGNAVDEVKNIANDMTLTNEEDGIGVYLNDLLNLKAL from the coding sequence ATGGCTGAAAAACATTTAATTGCTTTAGATCTTGATGGAACATTACTTACAGATGATAAAACGATCTCAGAAAAGAACAAACATGTGATTAAAAAGGCACGAGAAGCAGGCCATGTTGTCATGATTGCGACAGGAAGACCATTCCGATCCAGCGAGATGTACTACCATGAGCTTAAACTTGATACGCCGATCGTTAACTTCAATGGCGCGTTTACCCACCACCCGCTTGATAATAGTTGGGGAGTGCACCATTCTCCACTTTCAATCGATGTAGCCAAGGATATTGTCGAAGCACTTGATGATTTCAAGTTCTACAACATCATTGCCGAAGTAATCGACGATGTATATGTCCATTATCATGATGAAAAACTGATGGACATCTTTAATATGGGAAATCCAAATATCACGACAGGCGATTTGAGGAGATATTTGAAGACATCCCCAACTAGTATGTTGATCCACTCTGATGAAGAGCATGTCCGTAAAATTCGTAACCATCTGTCAGAGGTCCATGCCGAAGTGATCGACCACAGAAGCTGGGCTGCTCCGTTCCACGTCGTAGAAATCGTAAAAAGCGGCTTGAACAAAGCAGTTGGCTTAAAGAAAGCCTCTGATTATTTCCAAATCCCCGCTGATCGTATCATTGCATTCGGCGATGAGGATAACGATTTGGAAATGCTTGAATACGCAGGCCGCGGAATCGCGATGGGCAATGCCGTTGACGAAGTGAAAAACATCGCAAACGACATGACATTGACAAATGAAGAAGACGGCATTGGCGTTTACTTGAACGACTTGCTTAATTTGAAAGCACTATAA